Proteins encoded by one window of Emticicia oligotrophica DSM 17448:
- a CDS encoding KUP/HAK/KT family potassium transporter gives MSSHSNTKKVTVASLLVALGIIYGDIGTSPLYVFKSIIGEREISEILVYGAISCVFWTLTFQTTFKYIILTLMADNHGEGGVFSLYALVRRFGKNLIIPTILGATTLLADGIITPPISVASAVEGLEIVVPHLPTVPIVIVILSLLFFFQRFGTQKVGSAFGPMMVVWFTMLFTLGFTEIIKHPEVLKAINPYYAYQLLSQYPQGFWLLGAVFLCTTGAEALYSDLGHCGRENIRISWIFVKICLLVNYLGQAAWVLNQGESVLNGRNPFYEIMPDWFLIAGVVIATAATVIASQALISGSYTLISEAISMNFWPRVTVRNPTELKGQIYIPSVNTILWIGCVMMILYFQNSSHMEAAYGFSITIAMIMTTILLTYFMRYIKKWNPWIIGLILVVFIVIEGSFFITNVAKIKERWMFLFFEVFIFLVMYVWHKARKINNKLVNFIDLRHYISRITELSEDENIPKFSTHLVYLSKADRKNHIEEKIMKSIFSKKPKRADVYWFVHINRTDEPYTLNYEVSELLDDKIIKIDINTGFRVQPRVELYFKKIVQDLVERKELNLHIRPDGSTKYNSEPDFKFVVIEKFLSVENEFSVREGILLNTYFFLKRMSLSDEKAFGLDKSDVEVEYTPLVYHPVEKLELVRK, from the coding sequence ATGAGTAGTCATTCAAACACAAAAAAAGTTACGGTGGCTTCGCTGCTGGTTGCCCTCGGCATCATCTACGGCGATATTGGCACGAGCCCTCTCTACGTTTTTAAATCAATCATTGGCGAGCGTGAAATCTCCGAGATTTTGGTCTATGGAGCAATCTCGTGTGTGTTCTGGACGCTGACTTTTCAGACAACTTTCAAATACATTATTCTGACATTAATGGCTGATAATCACGGCGAAGGGGGTGTATTTTCGCTCTATGCTTTGGTCAGAAGATTCGGAAAAAACCTTATCATTCCAACCATTTTGGGAGCAACAACTCTCTTGGCCGATGGCATCATCACGCCACCGATTTCGGTCGCTTCGGCAGTCGAAGGTCTTGAAATTGTGGTGCCACATTTGCCCACCGTCCCGATTGTTATCGTCATTTTATCGCTACTTTTCTTTTTCCAGAGATTTGGTACACAAAAAGTGGGCAGTGCTTTTGGCCCGATGATGGTTGTTTGGTTTACGATGCTCTTTACGCTGGGTTTTACAGAAATCATCAAACATCCCGAAGTACTAAAAGCCATCAATCCGTATTATGCGTATCAGCTATTGAGTCAATATCCGCAAGGTTTTTGGCTGTTGGGAGCGGTATTTTTGTGTACTACGGGAGCCGAAGCCCTGTATTCTGATTTAGGTCATTGTGGCCGAGAAAACATCCGTATCAGCTGGATTTTTGTTAAAATATGCCTTTTGGTCAATTATTTAGGCCAAGCGGCTTGGGTACTCAATCAAGGCGAAAGCGTACTTAATGGCCGAAATCCATTCTACGAAATCATGCCTGACTGGTTTCTGATTGCGGGCGTAGTCATTGCTACGGCCGCCACGGTTATTGCCTCGCAGGCACTCATTAGTGGCTCATATACGCTTATCAGTGAGGCAATTAGTATGAATTTTTGGCCGAGAGTTACGGTCAGGAATCCAACCGAATTGAAAGGACAAATATATATTCCGAGTGTTAATACGATTCTATGGATTGGCTGTGTGATGATGATTTTATATTTCCAAAATTCATCGCACATGGAAGCAGCTTATGGTTTTTCAATTACCATTGCTATGATTATGACCACGATTCTATTGACCTACTTCATGCGATACATCAAAAAATGGAATCCGTGGATAATTGGGCTAATCTTGGTAGTTTTTATCGTGATTGAAGGCTCGTTTTTCATTACGAATGTGGCAAAAATTAAAGAAAGATGGATGTTTTTATTCTTTGAGGTATTTATATTCTTGGTGATGTATGTTTGGCACAAAGCTCGCAAAATCAATAATAAACTCGTTAATTTTATTGATTTAAGACACTATATTTCACGAATCACCGAATTGAGCGAAGACGAAAACATTCCCAAATTTTCAACGCATTTGGTTTATTTATCAAAAGCCGACCGCAAGAATCATATTGAAGAGAAAATCATGAAATCTATATTCTCGAAAAAGCCCAAACGTGCTGATGTGTATTGGTTTGTGCATATCAACCGCACCGACGAACCTTACACGCTCAACTACGAAGTAAGCGAATTGCTTGATGATAAAATCATTAAAATCGACATTAATACGGGCTTCCGGGTACAGCCACGAGTAGAACTTTATTTCAAGAAAATCGTACAGGATTTGGTCGAGCGAAAAGAATTGAATTTGCACATTCGCCCTGATGGTTCAACAAAATACAATAGCGAACCTGACTTTAAGTTTGTAGTGATTGAGAAATTCCTTTCGGTAGAGAATGAATTTTCGGTTAGAGAAGGCATTTTGCTAAACACTTACTTTTTCTTGAAGCGAATGAGTTTATCCGACGAAAAAGCCTTTGGACTTGATAAATCTGATGTGGAAGTAGAATACACGCCTTTGGTGTATCACCCAGTAGAAAAATTGGAGTTAGTACGGAAGTGA
- a CDS encoding DUF2200 domain-containing protein, giving the protein MKTHDERIAEMTFASVYPHYIAKVEKKGRTKQELHQVIEWLTGFDEHQVQAQIDAKVSFKTFFEQAILNSNAHLITGLICGYRIEEIDNPLTQKVRYLDKLVDELAKGKKMEKILRNS; this is encoded by the coding sequence ATGAAAACGCACGATGAACGTATTGCTGAAATGACATTTGCTTCGGTGTATCCGCACTATATTGCTAAAGTAGAGAAAAAAGGCAGAACCAAACAAGAGCTTCACCAAGTAATCGAATGGCTTACTGGCTTTGATGAACATCAAGTGCAAGCACAAATTGATGCTAAAGTTTCATTTAAAACTTTTTTTGAACAGGCTATATTAAATTCTAATGCTCATCTGATTACAGGACTGATTTGTGGCTATCGAATAGAAGAAATCGATAACCCTTTAACTCAAAAAGTTAGGTATTTAGATAAATTGGTCGATGAACTAGCAAAAGGCAAAAAGATGGAAAAAATTCTGAGAAACAGTTAA
- a CDS encoding PfkB family carbohydrate kinase produces MSLLTVGSVAFDKLETPFGKTDKIIGGAATFITLTASYFVKENNLVAVVGEDFPQEMIDTLVSHGVNVDGLEIRKGEKSFFWHGRYHNDMNSRDTVEVQLNVMENFDPKIPESYQGCEFLMLGNTAPAIQHLVLKRLATRPKFVLLDTMNLWIDIALDDLKALLKDVDCVTINDEEARMLSGDYSLRRAAKTIMAMGPKTLIIKKGEHGALLFQGEEIFFCPALPLEEVFDPTGAGDTFAGGFISHLAKTGDLSFENMKRGIVYGSAMASFCVERFGSERIQNLTQEEIAARVDEFKKLAAFEL; encoded by the coding sequence ATGTCATTACTTACAGTAGGTTCGGTAGCGTTTGATAAATTGGAAACGCCATTCGGAAAAACAGATAAAATCATTGGCGGAGCTGCCACTTTCATCACGCTCACTGCATCATACTTCGTAAAAGAAAACAATCTCGTGGCGGTTGTTGGTGAAGATTTTCCACAAGAAATGATTGATACTTTGGTAAGCCACGGTGTAAATGTGGATGGTCTTGAAATCAGAAAAGGCGAGAAATCTTTTTTCTGGCATGGTCGTTACCATAATGATATGAATAGCCGTGATACGGTTGAGGTTCAATTAAACGTAATGGAAAATTTCGACCCGAAGATTCCAGAGTCATACCAAGGTTGTGAGTTTTTAATGCTCGGAAATACTGCACCAGCGATTCAACATTTGGTTTTAAAGCGTTTAGCTACCCGCCCAAAGTTTGTATTGCTTGATACAATGAATCTTTGGATTGATATTGCTTTAGATGATTTGAAAGCTCTATTGAAAGATGTTGATTGTGTAACTATCAACGACGAAGAAGCACGCATGCTTTCAGGTGATTATTCATTGCGTCGTGCGGCTAAAACAATCATGGCAATGGGTCCAAAAACACTTATTATTAAGAAAGGTGAACACGGTGCTTTGTTGTTCCAAGGTGAAGAAATCTTCTTCTGTCCAGCATTACCTTTAGAAGAAGTATTCGACCCAACGGGTGCTGGTGATACTTTTGCGGGCGGATTTATTTCGCATTTAGCTAAAACTGGCGATTTAAGTTTCGAAAACATGAAACGTGGCATCGTTTATGGTTCAGCAATGGCTTCATTCTGTGTAGAGAGGTTCGGTTCGGAGCGTATCCAAAACCTTACGCAAGAAGAGATTGCAGCACGTGTAGATGAATTCAAAAAATTAGCTGCATTTGAGTTGTAA
- a CDS encoding porin has translation MKGFLIIIVICTQTIFIVNAQTDSSRSVALSAYLETFYGYDFANPVNHLRPAFTYSHNRHNEVNLNLGFVKVAYQHSKSRANLALMAGTYANANLAAETGVLKNILEANIGFKVSRNKNLWLDAGIFGSHIGFESAISKDCWTLTRSILAENSPYYESGVKLSYNSDNEKWFLSALVLNGWQRIQRLEGNNTPAFGHQITFKPIAKLTINSSSFIGSYTPDWVRLVRYFHNFYGIFQVSTKFGLTFGFDVGFQQKTPKSTSYHIWYSPVLIARYSPNKKLNFAARSEFYSDKNQVIISTNSKNGFQTIGHSLNVDYLISNNLLCRIEYRNLHSKDVIFQKNETFIHQNNLIISSLAITF, from the coding sequence ATGAAGGGTTTCTTAATAATTATAGTGATTTGCACACAAACGATATTCATCGTCAATGCCCAAACTGATTCGTCTCGGTCAGTGGCTTTGAGTGCTTATCTTGAAACATTTTATGGATATGATTTTGCCAATCCAGTTAATCATTTGAGACCAGCTTTTACCTATTCTCACAATAGACACAACGAAGTAAACCTCAATTTGGGGTTTGTAAAAGTAGCTTATCAGCATAGTAAAAGTAGAGCAAACTTGGCACTAATGGCTGGCACGTATGCCAATGCCAATCTTGCCGCCGAAACGGGAGTTTTAAAAAACATTCTGGAAGCAAATATTGGTTTTAAAGTATCTCGAAATAAAAACCTGTGGCTCGATGCAGGTATTTTTGGCTCACACATTGGCTTTGAAAGTGCAATTAGCAAAGATTGTTGGACACTAACCCGCAGTATTTTGGCCGAAAATTCGCCTTACTATGAAAGTGGAGTAAAACTTTCGTATAACTCTGATAACGAAAAATGGTTTTTGAGTGCTTTGGTACTCAATGGTTGGCAACGAATCCAACGGCTTGAGGGCAATAATACACCTGCCTTTGGGCACCAGATTACGTTTAAACCTATCGCCAAACTCACAATCAATAGTAGCTCATTTATTGGTAGCTATACACCTGATTGGGTAAGGTTAGTGCGGTATTTTCATAATTTTTACGGAATCTTCCAAGTAAGCACCAAATTTGGTCTTACGTTTGGCTTTGATGTAGGATTTCAGCAAAAAACACCGAAAAGTACAAGTTATCATATTTGGTATTCGCCTGTGCTTATTGCTCGTTATTCACCAAATAAAAAGCTAAACTTTGCCGCAAGAAGCGAATTTTATTCAGATAAAAATCAAGTAATTATCAGTACCAATAGCAAAAATGGTTTTCAGACCATCGGGCATTCGCTCAATGTTGATTACCTAATTAGCAATAATCTTTTATGTCGAATAGAATACCGAAATCTGCACAGTAAAGACGTTATTTTTCAAAAAAACGAAACATTTATCCATCAGAATAACCTCATCATTAGCTCTTTGGCTATTACTTTCTAA
- a CDS encoding putative LPS assembly protein LptD, which yields MEQLKKYKTPSTKKLTTFTGFTSESNKNWPMLGLFLHFSFGLFLILSSFNSVAQFPGGNLSKFGGGNLSRPSTKTTTRPSSATKPFGNKLFEEKRDTTRVMIADSMRSKESGLSTTVKYVAEDSTVMDVSGEILHLYGKARVTYGDIELDADYIKLDWGKSEVFAHGSPDTTKGNGIKGKPIFSQSGDKYNTDTIRYNFKSKKALIKGIVTQQGEGFVTGERVKKDANDDMYLVDAKYTTCNMKEPHFHIAAKKIKLVNKKQVISGPFHFVLSGVPLPIGLPFGFFPVPKNKEAGTSGIIMGTYGEDANNRGFYFRDFGYYFAINEKIGMKVLAQIYSKGSFGVGAQSTYSKKYKYSGNLNFQYNFNNNTPEVVATDDNNNYKTKDFSLSWSHTPANKRPDRSFSSSVNLRSNGFNRNNVNTVDVSNYLSSSSNSSVQFGRTFNQKLVTSSGLNVSQNFTTGQVDASANYSIGLNQFNPFVPEKKQIGRWYESFRVGLNVSGGYQATNTRVNSITSYSDYKIVRQNADGTYSSIEAKPLTNEEIRLRDANPLTLTPSERLLQKALQERLSNVRKLNTLDALNQVLSDGKFTTTYSIPIALPNFKIARYINFTPSVSLRGDISTQSLSYKYIASENAVKIDTVRGFFPTYQTSVSGSMNTRVYGTYQFRGKSRLQAIRHTMAPSLSLSYAPDFTKRLFEYKVVRIDRTTTNGITTYDTLRKLLPKYPTLGASAGASGNVSFNLTNQLEAKVRSKSDTAAKAFDKISLLDNLSLGTSYNLLALGDSMNLSNINMSANTNLFKNLVNLNMGASFDPYYYQPESTPELRALNPAGRIRRFYKIERVQGFAGLATLRTANIAISTRLSPATFNPDKGKPKTNPQSNNPAMDAMKKFIAANPELYVDFSIPWTLNLSYNLNYTKQGLADPQVTQAITVQGDLSLTPKWKIGFNTGYDMQLKAPTLTNITLHRELHCWDMAFNWTPISGYSVRTSYSFTLNVRSALLQELKVSRRRQYYGSGGF from the coding sequence TTGGAACAACTGAAAAAATATAAAACCCCAAGCACTAAGAAACTAACTACATTTACGGGTTTTACGTCGGAAAGCAATAAAAACTGGCCGATGTTAGGCTTATTCCTACATTTTAGCTTCGGATTGTTTTTGATTTTAAGTTCATTCAATTCAGTAGCACAATTTCCGGGAGGTAATCTATCAAAGTTTGGTGGAGGTAATCTCTCTCGCCCTAGCACCAAAACAACTACTCGCCCTAGTTCGGCTACTAAACCATTTGGCAATAAACTTTTTGAAGAAAAACGAGATACCACTCGTGTAATGATTGCCGATTCGATGCGAAGTAAAGAAAGCGGACTTTCAACAACAGTTAAGTATGTTGCCGAAGACTCTACGGTAATGGACGTTTCAGGTGAAATCTTACACCTCTACGGAAAAGCTCGCGTGACTTACGGTGATATTGAATTAGATGCCGATTACATCAAACTTGATTGGGGGAAAAGTGAAGTTTTTGCTCATGGTTCGCCCGATACTACCAAGGGCAATGGTATTAAAGGAAAACCTATCTTCTCACAGAGTGGCGATAAATATAATACAGATACTATTCGATATAATTTTAAGTCAAAAAAGGCACTTATTAAGGGAATTGTCACACAACAAGGCGAAGGTTTCGTGACGGGGGAACGGGTAAAAAAAGATGCCAACGATGATATGTATTTGGTTGATGCCAAATATACCACTTGTAATATGAAAGAGCCCCATTTTCATATTGCTGCCAAGAAAATCAAGTTAGTCAACAAAAAACAAGTTATTTCAGGGCCTTTCCACTTTGTTTTGAGTGGAGTCCCTCTGCCTATTGGATTACCCTTTGGGTTCTTTCCAGTACCAAAAAATAAAGAAGCTGGAACTTCAGGGATAATCATGGGCACCTACGGGGAAGATGCCAATAATCGTGGTTTCTATTTCCGTGACTTTGGCTATTATTTTGCCATCAATGAAAAAATTGGTATGAAAGTCCTAGCCCAAATTTACTCAAAAGGTAGCTTTGGGGTGGGTGCACAATCAACATACTCTAAAAAATACAAATACTCAGGTAACCTGAATTTTCAATATAATTTTAACAATAACACACCTGAAGTTGTTGCCACTGACGATAATAATAACTATAAAACCAAAGACTTTAGCTTAAGTTGGTCGCATACGCCTGCCAATAAGCGTCCTGACCGTAGTTTTTCTTCGTCTGTAAATTTACGCAGTAATGGTTTTAACCGAAACAACGTCAATACCGTTGATGTAAGCAATTATTTGAGTAGTTCATCTAATTCATCTGTTCAGTTTGGACGAACTTTTAATCAAAAATTGGTTACAAGTTCGGGGCTTAATGTTTCGCAAAACTTCACCACTGGGCAAGTTGATGCTTCGGCAAATTATAGCATTGGTTTGAATCAGTTTAACCCATTTGTACCAGAAAAAAAACAAATTGGCCGCTGGTATGAATCATTTAGGGTTGGACTTAATGTAAGTGGTGGTTATCAAGCAACTAATACACGTGTGAATAGTATTACGAGTTATTCTGATTATAAAATAGTTCGCCAAAATGCCGACGGAACCTATTCTTCTATTGAAGCAAAGCCTTTGACTAACGAAGAAATCAGACTCCGTGATGCTAACCCACTGACATTAACCCCCTCAGAAAGACTTTTGCAAAAAGCTTTACAGGAACGCCTCAGTAATGTGCGAAAACTCAATACACTCGATGCACTAAATCAAGTTTTGAGTGACGGTAAATTTACCACTACCTATTCTATTCCAATTGCATTGCCGAACTTTAAAATCGCACGATATATCAACTTTACACCGAGTGTCTCACTAAGAGGTGACATTTCAACACAAAGCCTTAGCTATAAATATATTGCAAGTGAGAATGCCGTGAAGATTGATACCGTTAGAGGTTTCTTTCCAACGTATCAAACCTCGGTTTCAGGAAGTATGAATACACGTGTGTATGGAACTTACCAGTTTAGAGGTAAAAGTCGCTTGCAAGCCATTCGCCACACGATGGCTCCTTCGCTAAGTTTAAGTTATGCCCCTGATTTCACAAAAAGATTATTTGAATATAAAGTAGTAAGAATTGACCGAACAACTACAAATGGTATTACTACTTATGATACGTTACGTAAGCTTTTACCAAAATACCCGACTTTAGGGGCTTCGGCAGGGGCTTCGGGTAATGTAAGTTTCAACCTTACGAATCAACTTGAAGCTAAAGTTCGCTCAAAATCAGATACAGCAGCCAAAGCATTTGACAAAATTTCATTACTCGATAATTTAAGTTTAGGCACAAGTTATAACCTATTGGCTTTGGGAGACTCGATGAATCTATCAAATATTAACATGAGTGCTAACACCAATTTGTTTAAAAACTTAGTAAATCTAAATATGGGTGCAAGTTTTGACCCCTATTATTATCAACCAGAAAGTACACCAGAATTAAGAGCCTTAAATCCGGCTGGAAGAATAAGACGTTTCTATAAAATTGAACGAGTACAAGGATTTGCTGGTTTGGCCACTTTACGTACAGCCAATATTGCGATTTCAACTCGTTTATCTCCAGCAACTTTTAATCCTGATAAGGGAAAACCAAAGACAAATCCTCAATCGAATAATCCTGCGATGGATGCCATGAAGAAATTTATTGCAGCTAATCCTGAACTTTATGTAGATTTTTCGATTCCGTGGACACTTAATTTAAGCTACAACCTCAATTATACGAAACAAGGTTTGGCTGACCCACAAGTTACGCAAGCAATTACTGTTCAAGGAGATTTGAGTCTAACCCCAAAGTGGAAAATTGGCTTTAATACAGGTTATGATATGCAGCTAAAAGCTCCTACATTAACTAATATTACCTTACACCGTGAATTACACTGTTGGGATATGGCATTTAACTGGACACCAATTTCGGGCTATTCAGTACGCACAAGTTATTCATTTACACTCAACGTACGCAGTGCTTTATTGCAAGAACTAAAAGTAAGTAGAAGACGCCAATACTACGGAAGTGGAGGATTTTAA
- a CDS encoding NAD-dependent epimerase/dehydratase family protein, translating into MRIFFTGGSGKAGKHVIPYLLEQGHQVLNVDLTPLKHPGVDNLIADITDSGQMFNAMSSYIGLHELEAGNGVPKFDAVVHFAAVPRILIKPDNETFRVNTVGTYNVIEAAVKLGIKKIIIASSETTYGICFSDGITDPKVLPLEEDYDVDPMDSYGLSKVVNEKTARTFQRRSGYDIYALRIGNVVEPHEYAELFPHYFKNPEVRRRNAFCYIDARDLGQIVDLCLQKDGLGYQVFNAGNDTNGAIIPSKELAERFFPNVPITRELGEYEALFSNRKIREMLGFKEQHNWRKYVNID; encoded by the coding sequence ATGCGAATATTTTTTACAGGTGGCTCGGGTAAGGCAGGTAAACACGTAATTCCGTACTTACTCGAACAAGGACATCAAGTCTTAAACGTTGACCTCACTCCTCTCAAACATCCCGGTGTAGATAACCTTATTGCCGATATTACCGATTCTGGACAAATGTTTAATGCTATGAGTTCGTACATCGGTTTGCATGAACTCGAAGCGGGTAATGGCGTACCAAAATTTGATGCCGTCGTGCATTTTGCAGCCGTTCCTCGAATTTTAATTAAACCCGATAATGAGACTTTTCGAGTAAATACCGTTGGCACTTATAATGTCATTGAGGCCGCTGTTAAATTAGGAATCAAAAAGATTATAATTGCTTCCTCAGAAACTACTTACGGTATTTGTTTTTCAGATGGAATAACTGACCCAAAAGTTTTGCCTTTAGAAGAAGATTATGACGTTGACCCAATGGATAGTTATGGTCTTTCAAAAGTTGTGAATGAAAAAACGGCTCGTACTTTTCAGCGACGCTCTGGCTATGATATTTATGCCCTTCGCATCGGAAATGTAGTTGAGCCACACGAATATGCTGAGCTTTTTCCGCATTATTTCAAAAACCCAGAAGTACGTCGCCGAAATGCTTTTTGCTATATAGATGCTCGTGATTTAGGTCAAATTGTAGATTTATGCCTACAAAAAGATGGCCTTGGTTATCAGGTCTTTAATGCTGGAAATGATACTAATGGAGCAATAATTCCGAGTAAAGAATTGGCTGAAAGATTCTTCCCGAATGTGCCAATCACCCGTGAATTAGGTGAGTACGAAGCCTTATTTTCTAATCGAAAAATCCGTGAAATGTTGGGCTTTAAAGAACAACATAACTGGCGAAAATATGTAAATATAGACTAA
- a CDS encoding N-acetylmuramoyl-L-alanine amidase family protein, whose translation MLKNLKVLLILIFSLEIVHAQSGKIRTIVIDAGHGGKDPGTQHSKLREKDIALSVTLKLGKKIQEKLPDVKVIYTRKSDVFLPLHERAAIANRNKADLFICIHVNANPHSSKLSGSETYVMGLHKTEDNLALAMRENEVILMEDNYKKNYKGYDLSSPMANIMLANYQNAFMKESVKLASMVEKQMSKSGHRSRGVKQAGFQVLWQTAMPGIYVETGYLTNSTDKRILGSTDGQEKLAEAIFKAVKAYKESKERL comes from the coding sequence ATGTTAAAAAATCTTAAAGTTCTACTTATACTAATATTTAGCCTTGAAATTGTACACGCCCAAAGCGGAAAAATCCGAACAATTGTGATTGATGCAGGGCATGGAGGAAAAGACCCCGGAACACAGCATAGCAAGCTTCGTGAGAAAGATATTGCTTTGAGTGTAACACTTAAATTAGGTAAAAAAATTCAAGAAAAACTACCTGATGTAAAAGTAATCTACACACGCAAGAGCGATGTTTTCTTGCCATTACACGAACGTGCTGCTATAGCTAATAGAAATAAAGCCGATTTGTTTATTTGTATTCACGTCAATGCTAATCCTCATTCATCGAAGTTGAGTGGCTCAGAAACATACGTGATGGGGCTACATAAAACAGAAGATAATCTCGCCCTTGCTATGCGAGAAAATGAGGTTATTTTGATGGAAGATAATTACAAGAAAAATTATAAAGGCTATGACCTTAGTTCGCCTATGGCAAATATCATGTTGGCTAATTATCAGAATGCTTTCATGAAAGAAAGTGTGAAACTAGCAAGTATGGTTGAAAAGCAAATGTCGAAGTCAGGGCACAGAAGTCGTGGAGTAAAACAAGCAGGATTTCAAGTGTTATGGCAAACTGCTATGCCTGGGATTTATGTCGAAACAGGCTATTTAACTAATTCGACTGATAAGAGAATATTGGGTAGTACGGATGGACAAGAAAAGTTGGCCGAGGCGATATTCAAGGCAGTAAAAGCATATAAAGAAAGTAAAGAACGCCTCTAA
- a CDS encoding MlaD family protein, whose amino-acid sequence MKKEYKVGLLGIIAFAIFYLGFNFLKGLDIFRTENEYYTYYENAEGLQTSNPVTFNGVPVGRVVLVEPDQEKNRVKVMLAIKRDIKVSDKAIAVLADNGLLGGKVIKLKIPVGNPLADEATIGSEIEKGMVAAVTDKLSPTLKNVDSLLTTTTAIIKQFDQTAVALKVLMASATQTTNGVNGVVASNAKNLSAITANAAVLTANLNTLSKNLDDQIKPILNKTNTFADSLNAVKLGETVAQLNKSVAGLQGVIKEVNQGKGTLGKLAKDDSLYVNLDRTAANIALLMADLKANPKRYVHFSLFGKKEKK is encoded by the coding sequence ATGAAAAAAGAATATAAAGTTGGCTTGCTTGGCATTATTGCATTTGCAATATTTTATTTAGGCTTCAATTTTCTGAAAGGTTTGGATATTTTTCGAACCGAAAATGAATATTATACTTACTACGAAAATGCTGAGGGATTACAAACCTCAAACCCAGTTACGTTCAATGGGGTGCCAGTTGGTCGTGTAGTTTTGGTTGAACCCGACCAAGAAAAAAATCGAGTGAAGGTAATGCTTGCCATAAAGCGTGATATCAAAGTAAGCGATAAAGCCATTGCAGTTTTAGCTGATAATGGACTTTTAGGTGGAAAGGTTATCAAACTTAAAATTCCAGTTGGTAATCCTTTAGCAGATGAAGCAACTATCGGTAGCGAAATTGAAAAAGGAATGGTGGCTGCAGTTACCGATAAACTAAGTCCAACACTTAAAAATGTTGATTCTTTGCTTACTACAACTACTGCTATTATCAAACAATTTGACCAAACGGCTGTTGCATTAAAGGTTCTTATGGCCAGTGCTACCCAAACAACCAACGGTGTAAATGGGGTGGTTGCATCTAATGCTAAAAACCTTTCAGCCATTACAGCTAATGCCGCAGTTTTAACTGCTAATTTGAATACACTTTCAAAGAATCTTGATGACCAAATCAAGCCAATTCTTAATAAAACCAATACTTTTGCCGATTCTTTAAATGCCGTGAAATTAGGAGAAACCGTTGCTCAATTGAATAAATCAGTGGCTGGATTGCAAGGAGTCATTAAAGAAGTAAATCAAGGGAAGGGCACTTTGGGTAAATTGGCAAAAGACGATTCACTTTATGTGAATTTAGATAGAACAGCGGCTAATATTGCTCTACTTATGGCTGATTTGAAGGCTAATCCAAAGCGATATGTGCATTTTTCATTGTTTGGAAAGAAAGAGAAGAAGTAA
- the tnpA gene encoding IS200/IS605 family transposase encodes MAGTFSQIYIQYVFAVKGRENLLQKPWRDEVFKYIAGIIKEKNQKAIIVNGVADHVHVFVGLKPSMNISDLVRDIKNNSSKFINEQKFVKGKFSWQEGYGAFSYTHSQIENVYQYILKQEEHHKKKTFKEEYLDFLQKFDIEFNKKYLFEWLD; translated from the coding sequence ATGGCAGGAACATTCTCACAAATCTACATTCAATATGTATTTGCAGTAAAAGGGAGAGAAAACCTACTTCAAAAACCGTGGAGAGATGAGGTCTTCAAATACATAGCTGGAATTATCAAAGAGAAGAATCAAAAGGCTATCATTGTTAATGGCGTTGCTGACCATGTTCATGTTTTTGTCGGCTTAAAACCTTCTATGAATATCTCAGACTTGGTTCGTGACATCAAAAATAATTCTTCAAAATTTATTAACGAACAAAAATTTGTGAAAGGTAAGTTTTCTTGGCAAGAAGGATATGGTGCTTTTTCGTATACTCATTCACAGATTGAAAATGTCTATCAATACATCTTAAAACAGGAAGAACACCACAAGAAAAAGACCTTTAAAGAAGAATATCTCGATTTTCTACAAAAATTTGACATTGAATTTAACAAAAAATATCTATTTGAATGGCTGGATTAA